In one window of Syngnathus scovelli strain Florida chromosome 20, RoL_Ssco_1.2, whole genome shotgun sequence DNA:
- the LOC125989990 gene encoding janus kinase and microtubule-interacting protein 3-like, which translates to MELEAMLYEALPQRDCPATDGEKASHAGVNDVLTADQRQELRSAVDQWKRALMWELRERDACILQERMDLLHSAQQRNKELKEFIEAQKRQIKQLEEKFLFLFLVFSLAFILWP; encoded by the exons atggagctggaggccatgttgtacgaggcgctaccgcagcgggactgccccgccacggacggcgaaaaagccagccacgctggcgtgaatgacgtgctgacggcggatcagagacaagagcttaggagcgccgtggaccaatggaagcgagccctgatgtgggagttgagggagcgcgacgcttgcatcctccaagagagaatggatctgctgcacagcgcgcaacag aggaacaaagagctgaaagaattcatcgaagctcagaagagacaaatcaaacaattggaggagaagtttctgtttctctttctagtcttctccttggccttcattctgtggccctaa